The Aliidiomarina minuta nucleotide sequence TGCCAGACATCTAAACGGACGCGTTTGTCCGGGTAAGCATGTTCTATCACGGTCATAGGTGCGGCATGCACCACTTCGATATTAACTTCTTCCAGTAACTCTCTGGCCAAAGCCTGTTGTGCGTTTTCACCACCCTCAACTTTGCCGCCAGGAAATTCCCAGTGCCCGCCCTGATGCTGATGCGCAGCCCGGCGGCTGATAAGAAGCTCGCCCTGGGTGTTTTCAATCACACCCACGGCGACATGCACGGTATCGGGGTTACTCATAACTTAACTAAGTTTGCCGTGACAATGCTTATACTTTTTGCCCGAGCCACAAGGGCAAGGGTCATTACGGCCAACTTTCTGCCCGTCACGGACTACTGGTTGGCCGGTCGGGGCGCCAGCCGGTAGCGGTTTCTCGGCACCACTTGCCGGTGCACTTTCATGCTGGTACTCACGTGGCGTCGATTCTGACTTACGGCGTTGTGCTTCAACCGCTTCGACATCTTCTTCGGCGCGAACCTGAACTTTGCTCAGCACTTTAATGACATCTACTTTCAGCGCTTCGAGCATATCCATAAACAGGGCATAGGCTTCGCGCTTGTATTCCTGTTTCGGGTTCTTCTGTGCATAACCGCGCAAATGAATACCCTGACGCAGGTGGTCCATAGCCGCCAGATGTTCTTTCCAGTGCTGATCCAGGCTTTGCAGCATAATCGCTTTCTCGAACTGGCGTAATACCTTTTCGCCCACCCGCTCTTCTTTTTCTTTGTACGCCTTGTTGGCCTCTTCCAGAATACGCTCACGCAGTATTTCTTCATACAGCTTGTCGTCTTCATCCAGCCATTGCTGAATCGGCAGCTCAAGGTTAAAGTCCGCCCGCAGACGTTCTTCTAATCCTTTAATGTTCCACATTTCTTCCAGCGATTCAGGCGGTATGTATTCGCTCATCATAGCGCTGAACACGTCTTCACGAATAACCTCGATGGTTTCGTTAATATCGCCTTCATCCAGTAGTTCATTACGCTGCTCATACACCACTTTACGCTGGTCATTGGCAACGTCATCGAATTCCAGCAATTGCTTACGGATATCGAAGTTACGCGCCTCAACCTTACGCTGGGCATTTTCGATAGCACGGGTTACCCAAGGGTGTTCGATGGCTTCACCTTCTTTCATGCCCAGACGTTTCATCATACTGGTCATACGTTCAGAGGCGAAAATGCGCATCAGGCTGTCTTCCAGCGACAGATAAAAGCGCGAAGAACCCGGGTCACCCTGACGACCGGAACGACCGCGCAGCTGGTTATCAATACGCCGTGACTCGTGACGTTCAGTACCTATAATGTGCAGGCCACCGGCTTCGATCACTTCATCATGGCGCTTCTGCCAGGCTTCTTCAGCTTTCTTAACAGTTTCTTCATCGGCATCTTCCAGCTTTTCCAGCTCTGCCTGCCAATTACCACCGAGCACGATATCGGTACCGCGTCCTGCCATGTTGGTTGCTATGGTCACGGCACCCGCTTTACCAGCCTGGGCGATGATTTCAGCTTCCTGAGCATGGAATTTTGCATTCAGCACTTTGTGGTCGATTTTTTCTTTTTTCAATAAGCGCGAAACCAGTTCCGAGGTTTCTATCGAGCTGGTTCCCACCAATACCGGGCGCTTCTGCTCCTGGCATTCACGAATATCTTCCACTATGGCGGCATACTTCTCTTCGCCGGTTAAGAAGATGAGATCCGGGCGATCTTCACGCACCATAGGTTTATTGGTCGGTACTATGACGGTTTCCAGGCCATAAATAGACTGAAACTCAAAAGCTTCGGTATCTGCAGTACCTGTCATGCCCGCCAGTTTTTCGTATAAACGGAAAAAGTTCTGGAAAGTAATAGAAGCCAGCGTCTGATTTTCATTCTGAATATTAACGCCTTCTTTGGCTTCTACCGCCTGATGCAAGCCTTCCGACCAGCGGCGGCCTTCCATCGTACGGCCCGTGTGTTCATCAACGATGACCACCTGACCTTCTTTGATAATGTAGTCAACGTCACGCTGATACAGATGATGCGCTCGCAACGCTGCGTTTACGTGGTGTAACAGGGTAATATTACCTGCTGAATATAAAGACTCATCTTCTTCCAGCATGCCCTGTTCTTTCAATAATTCTTCTACGTGTTCCTGGCCATGTTCAGTCAGGTGCAGCTGGCGGGCTTTTTCGTCAATGGTGTAATCGCCCACGTCTTCGTCGCTCGCACCTTCTTCGCCATCTTCATTTAGCTGGCGTTTAAGCAACGGCACGACCTCATTCATTTTCTTATACATCGCCGAGCCGTCTTCAGCAGCGCCGGATATAATTAACGGGGTACGTGCTTCATCGATAAGAATCGAATCCACTTCATCGACAATGGCGAAATAAAGCTCACGCTGTACGCGATCATTCGGACTGAACGCCATGTTGTCGCGCAGGTAGTCAAAACCAAACTCATTATTGGTACCGTAAAGCAGATCCGCTGCGTAGGCATCTTTCTTTTCGGTCGGTGACATGCCCGCAACGTTGCAGGCTACCGTCATATCAAGGAATTCAAATAACGGACGATTCCACTCGGCATCACGGCTCGCCAGGTAATCGTTGACCGTTATTATATGCACGCCTTTGCCTGTCAGAGCATTCAGATAAGCAGGCAGGGTCGCGGTTAAGGTTTTACCTTCACCGGTGCGCATTTCAGCAATCTTGTTGTCATTCAGAATCATGCCGCCAATTAACTGTACGTCAAAATGGCGCATTTTGAAGACGCGTTTACTGGCTTCACGAACGGTAGCAAAAGCTTCCGGAATCAGTGCTTCAAGTTTCTCGCCGTCCGCCAGACGCTTTTTAAACTCAGCGGTTTTTTGCTTTAGCTGGTCATCACTAAACGACTCATATTCACTTTCCAGGTCACTTACTTTATTCGCTACCTTGCTTAACCCGCGAATAAGACGATCATTGCGGCTACCAAACATTCGCTTAAATAAACTACCAATCATGAGCTTTTATTAATCCTAAACGTTCAAAAATAATTATCAGAACAAAACAAAGCGGCACCTACCTGGTGCCGCCGCACGCCTATAGTTAGCGCCTACTAACGTTCTGCGCGACGATTTACGTATTCTCTCGGGTCTACATGCTTCCCGTTGCGTAAGACCTCGTAATGTACGTGAGGACCTGTAGAACGCCCCAGGGTACCTACTTCCGCAATTTTCTGGCCACGGGTAACCACGTCCCCTACATCAACATCAATGCTACGCATATGCGCATAGCGGGTCCGTAAACCTGCACCGTGGTCAATTTCAACAAGCTTACCATAGCCAGCACGACGACCGGCAAAAGTAACTATTCCCGCACCCGTTGATATGATTGGGTTGCCCTCTGCGCTTGCAAAATCCACACCCCGATGCATGCGCGGATTGCCATTGAAAGGGTCCTTACGAATGCCATACTGCGATGATAACCAGCCACTGGTTATCGGACGACCCGCAATATGTCGTTCATCTTCTATATGGTGATTGATCATAACAGACTCAAGGAGGCGCAACTGTTTTTGTTTATCTGCCAGCTCGCCTAACATGCGATCCAGGTCACCTAGTACCTGATGGTCAGTTACCGTAGGCCACTCGCTGGCAGTTACTTCAGGTCCGCCTAATGGCATCGGCTGATTGAAATTGAATTCATCCTGGTCAATTTGAGCGACATCCGCTAGACGCTGACCCAGCGCTTCCAAACGTAATAACTGCGCCTGCATTTCGCCTACTTTCATGGTCATGGCCGTCAATTCACGCTGCGTATTCTTGCGCACTTCTTTGACCGCCTCACTCTGCATGGCAAGGTTGCGTTGTTCATCAGTAATACGACTCTGAGCTACCTGGCTATCTATTCCCCGGTATTGCCAGGGCTGTTGATAACTAATCACAAGGAACGCAGTGATGCCGGCCAGGGTTAATAACCGCCGCCGCGTAAAACGCAAACCAAACTTAATTTTCCGACCACGGTAAATAATTGATAAACTCATGTGACTACTCGTATTAAAACTGCAAATTAATTATGGTACGTCGTTCGGCAAAAAATATTCGTCAGCTACTGCAACAAAGCCATATTGGCGGTTTGCAGCAACGCACAGAACAGTTTGAGCTCTGGCAACGTCTGTGGCAGGAATGCGTACCTGCCGAACTGGCACGTCACTGCCGTTGTACTGCGGTGCACAGCGGAAGCCTGAAGATCTCAGTTTCCAGTGCAATATGGACGCCGCGTTTACGAATGCTGGAGACCCATATTATTGATTATTTCAATCAATTTCTAGAACAACCTGTCATGCGATGCGAAATTAAAGTAGAACCCAGTCTACATCAGGCCGCCAGCAAAAAGCTGAACCGCTAAAATGCGAAAAGCGGCGCCTTATTCAGGCACCGCTTTTTTAACTTCAAAATATCATCATGCCAGAGCTGGCTGCAGGTAATTAATTGGAGATTCCACCAGCTCTTCTTCGAAGGTCGTAAACTCCCAGGCTTCGGCGTTATTCATTAATGCCACCAACAACTGGTTATTCAGTGCATGACCTGATTTATAGGCCCTTAAATGACCCAGAATGCTATGTCCGCCCATATACAGGTCGCCCACCGCATCGAGAATTTTATGCTTCACGAACTCGTCGTTGTAGCGCAGACCATCACCGTTCAGTACGCGGAATTCATCCAATACCACCGCATTATCAAAGCTACCGCCTAAGGCCAGGTTATTAGCGCGCAAGGTTTCAATATCTTTCATGAAACCAAAAGTACGGGCGCGGCTAATGTCTTTGATAAAGTTCTGGCTGCTGAAGTCCATGGATACAACCTGATTACTATCAGCAATCGCCGGATGGTCAAAGTCGATAGCGAAATCGATGCGGAATCCATTATGGGGTAACAACTCCGCCCACTTTTCGCCATCTTCTACGCGTATTGGTTTTTTCACGCGAACAAACTTTTTCGGTAACATCTGCTCCTGAACGCCAGCTGTCTGCAGCAGATACACAAAAGGATGCGAGCTACCATCCATGATCGGTATCTCATGCGAATCCACTTCTACGATCAGATTATCAATACCCATGCCAGCCACGGCTGCCAACAGGTGTTCAACCGTAGATACGCGAACATTCTGCTCGTTAATCAGACAGGTACACATGCGTGTATCTTTAACCAGCTCAGGAGACGCTTTAATCTCCACCACTGGATTCAGATCGACACGACGGAACAATATGCCAGAGTTTGCCGCTGCTGGACGCAACGTCAAGTTGACTTTGTTACCCTTGTGCAAGCCTACACCCGTAGTGGATATAGCCTGCTGAATTGTACGTTGTCTAATCATACGAACCTCGCATTATCTGCCATCCTGGCCCGCCCAATAAAAAGCGGCCGAAAACTATAACAAACATTAAAGTTTTCGTCAAGCCATAAGCTTCGACTTTTAGTCGGCCTGCCGGCGTAAAAACGCTGGAATATCAAGGAAATCGGTATCAGCGGACGGCTTGCTTTTGCTCGCTGGTTTTTCTTCCTGTTCAGGCTCAACCTGTTCTTTGTAAGCACGCGCGGTGGCTTCTTTACTGCTGGCGTAACTACCGCCTGAAGTTTGCGCTGTGCGCGCACCGCTGCCTTCTGCTTTTTGCGTATTAACCAGTGAGATATCGGGCTTACGTTCCGCACCAATACCTGTTGCAACTACAGTGACACGCAACTCGTCAGACATCTCTACGTCAATAACGGTTCCCACGATCACTGTGGCGTTATCAGAAGCGAAGGCTTTAACCGTATTACCTACGGTTTCAAACTCTTCAATGCTCATATCCATACCGGCGGTTACATTAACCAGTACGCCGCGAGCACCCGACAAATCAATGTCTTCCAGTAACGGGCTGTTAATGGCCATTTCAGCGGCTTCCTGTGCACGATCTTCGCCAGAAGCAACGCCGGTGCCCATCATAGCTGTACCCATTTCACGCATGACCGCCTGCACATCGGCAAAGTCGACGTTGATCAGGCCCGGACGCGTGATCAGTTCGGCAATACCCTGTACCGCGCCAAGCAGTACATTGTTAGCTGCGCTGAAAGCGTCCAGCAAGGTCGTGCCTTTGCCCAGTACTTTCAGCAGTTTTTCGTTTGGAATCGTAATCAACGAGTCCACATGCTCAGCCAGTTGCGCTATGCCCGCATCGGCTGCAGCCATGCGTTTTTTGCCTTCAAAAGGAAACGGCTTAGTAACCACGGCAACGGTTAAGATGCCCAGTTCTTTAGCCACTTCAGCAACTACTGGAGCCGCGCCTGTACCTGTACCACCGCCCATACCGGCAGCGATAAAGATCATATCGGCACCTTGTAGCTGTCGCATTAATTCTTCGCGGTTTTCTTCCGCCGCCAAACGACCGATTTCCGGGTTAGCACCAGCGCCCAGGCCTTTAGTGACATCAACACCAAGCTGGATAGTTACGTCAGCATCATGGCGTCGCAACGCCTGCGCATCGGTATTTGCTGCCAGAAACTGAACCCCTTCAATAGATTCACTGACCATGTGCTGAACAGCGTTACCGCCGCCACCACCTACACCTATGACTTTTATTACGGCATCGGACTCATAGTTGTCCATTAGCTCAAACATGTTACTCATTGTATTTCTCCACTTGCCTGCTTGTTGTTACCCCAGTTAAAACTCACCTTTAAACCAGCTCTGAATGCGTTTCCACCAACGCCTTGTGTCATTGCGCTCTTTTTCCTGCAATTGAGCGCTCAGTTTGAGCTGGCCAAATCGTAATAAGCCGACGCTGGTCGCATAGGACGCATCGCTTACATAATCCGTTAATCCTTTAATGCCCAGTGGCGAACCTAAGCGCACTGGCATCTGAAATATTTCTTCTGCAAACTCGATAGCACCTTCCATCTTGGCGGTGCCACCGGTTAATACCACGCCGGCCGCAATCTGTTCGTCCAGCCCGCTTTTTTGAATCTCATCCCGTACCAGTTCGAAAAGTTCCTGATAACGCGGTTCTACCACCTCGGCCAGAATATGACGCGACATGGTACGTGACGGACGACCGCCTACTGAAGGCACATCAATATTGTCTTCTTTGCTGACCAGCTGGCGTAAAGCACAGGCATACTGCACTTTAATATCTTCAGCATGACTGAGCGGTGTGCGAAAGATCTTAGCTATATCATTGGTCACCTGGTTGCCCGCTACCGGTATCACCGCGGTATGGCGTAGCACACCACCGGAGAACAGGTTGATATCAATCGTACCGCCACCCATGTCGACCAGCGCACAACCGAGCTCTTTCTCATCATCGGTTAACACCGCATGGCTTGAGGCCAGCGCTGAGAAAATCAAGGACTCTACTTTCAGATCACAGCGTTCGACCGCTTTTTGAATATTTTTTGCCATATCGTTCGCGCACGTGATGATATGCACCCGTGCCTCCATGCGAACACCTGACATACCAATCGGGCTTTTAATGCTTTCCTGGGAGTCAATCACATACTCCTGAGGTAGCACGTGCAGGATACGCCGCTCCTGGGCAATAGGAACTGATTTAGCGGCGTGAATCACGCTTTCCACATCATCCTGCGTCACTTCCGCTTCGTTAATCGGCACCATGCCGTTTTCGTTCTGGCAGCTAATATGACGACCTGAAATATTCAGGTAGACCGAAGACACCTGGCAATCAGCCATCAGCTCAGCTTCATCAACGGCACGCTGAATAGACTGCACGACCAGGTTCAGATCATTCACGCCGCCCTTGTCCATACCGCGAGCTGCAGTTACGCCAACACCCATGATGCTTAACTCGCCATCGGGCAACATCTCACCTATCAGGGCCACCACTTTACTGGTACCAACATCCAGGCTGACAATCATTTTGTCTTCGTCTGTTTTCACGATCACGGTTTACTCACTTCCTGTTGTTATTCGCGCCAACCTACAGCGACACCGGTGTCATAACGTAGGTCAACATAGTCAATAGCTCTTTCATCCTGCGTACTTAAGAATGAATACAAATCCATAAATCGTTGTACGCGCTCTAACCGGGCTTCACGCCCCAGTCTCAAACTTATTCCATTGTTCAGTCTAACACTGACTGAAAAACGTTCGGTAACTTCCAGCTGCTGAATACTAAACGGACTCAGCGCCAACATACCGCCAATGCGCTCAAACTGCCGGATAACTTCCTGCACATCCGCGTCAGGACCCTTTAGGTGCGGCAGTTCAACCGCTAACTCGTTCACTTGCGCACTAAATATCTGACCCTGCTTATTCAACACCTGCTGGTCATTCCATATCGCCATCGGAATTTGCTCTACCACAAAAATCCGTAAGCGACCTGGCCATTCTTTGCGTACCGATGCCGAGTAAATCCAGGGCAATGCTTCCACCCGGTCACGCAGTGTCTCTACATCAGCAGCGAAGAAACTGCCTACTTCGCCGGCAATCAGCGCCTGCCGGATATCATCCGACGTACTGTGCTGCATATCGCCCTGTATCACGATGGCACCCAACGGCACCTGCTGCTCATCCATCAGGGTCTGGTAAACTTTCAACCCCGACCATATCAAGCCCAGCATAATGACGATAAAAGCCAGCACTCCGAACCAGAAACTCCAACGCACGCTATGCCAGTCGAACTGCTTCATGTCACCCTACTCCCGGGTGTCGGCCAGAATCCGAACCACTAGTTGCGCAAAGCTCATTCCCTGCTGCTTAGCTGCCATAGGTACCAGACTTTTTACTGTCATTCCGGGTACCGTATTAACTTCCAGCAGTTGCATTGCACCCTGCGCATCCTGTTTTAAATCAACGCGTCCCCAGCCACTTCCGCCAACCGCTGCAAAAGCCTTTAGTGCCAGTTCGCGAACCTCTTGCTCGGCTTCTTCACTTAAACCCGCCGGACATAAATATTCTGTCGTATTGTCTTCATACTTAGCCGCATAGTCATAAAACTCATGCGGTGTGCGTACCCGAATCGTCGGTAACGCCTCTTCGCCAAGTATGGCTACCGTGTATTCTTCGCCGGGTAACCACTGCTCTATTAATACATCATCGTCGTAACGAGCTGCGTCTGTTACCGCCTGAGCCAGTACTGTCACGTCGCTGGCCTGAGCCATGCCGACACTGGAACCTTCCTGACTCGGTTTCACCATCACCTTGCCACCCAGTTTTTTCAGTAGCGCGGCATAATCCAGCGTCTTGCTTTGCTCCCGGTTAACCACCTGGGAGGCCGCCGTGGGTAACCCCATACCTGTCCATAAATACTTGGTCCGCGCTTTATCCATTGCTAAAGCGCAAGCCATGACACCACTGCCGGTATAAGGTACTTGCAGCGCACTCAGTACCGCCTGCGTATGGCCGTCTTCACCGCCGCGACCATGTAATGCAATAAAAGCCCGGCGAAAGCCAAGTTCCGGCAACTGTAATAAACTCTGCTCGGCGGTGTCATAAAAATGGGCATCGACGCCTTCTTCCAGCAATCCTTTAAGTACCGCATCTCCGGAACGCAGCGATACTTCACGTTCAGCGGAAAAACCACCAGCCAGCACTGCGACTTTACCCAGCTCAGTCATGCTTTACGCCCTCATCGGACTTACTCTGCAACTGTAATTGCAACGCATGTAACTGCCGTGCCAACGCCCCTACGTTACCGGCACCCTGAGTGAGCACTAAATCACCGGGTTCAATGATATCTGCCAGCACTTCAGCAACCTGGTCCGGTTGTTTTATATAAACCGGTTCCAACGCACCACGCTGACGTAACGAACGACACAACGAACGACTATCCGCGCCGGGCACTGCCTCTTCACCCGCGCCATAGACTTCCAGTAATAACAAAGCGTCGACTTCGCTGAGTACATCGACAAAGTCTTCATATAAATCTCTTGTCCGGCTATAGCGATGCGGCTGAAAACACATCACCAGACGCCGTTCCGGCCAGCCTGAACGCACAGCAGCTATAGTCGCAGCGACTTCCGAAGGATGATGTCCGTAATCATCAACCAGCATGACATCGCCTTCCTGCTTTTTGCGCGTTATCGGGTAGGTGCCATAATGCTGAAACCGACGGCCAATACCTTCAAAACTCGCCAGTGCTTTTTCGATAGCCTGATCTTCGATACCTTCGTCCGTAGCTACTGCAATAGCTGCCAAAGCATTTAAAACATTGTGCCGACCCGGTAAATTGAGCGTTACTAATAACGGCTCACGGTCACGACGCAGCACCGTAAAGCGACTTTGATTGCCTGTCTGGGTGTAATCCACAGCACGGACATCCGCACCCTCACTAAAACCATAAGTTGATATCTGACGGCCCACCCGCTGTAGAAGCCCGCGATTTACCGGGTCGTCCAGGCACATAACCGCGAGTCCATAAAACGGCAGGTTATGCAGAAACTCAACGAAAGTGTCCTGAACCTTAGTGAAGTCACCGGCATAAGTATCCATGTGATCAGGTTCAATATTGGTAACTACCGACACCATAGGTTGCAAGTGCAGGAAAGACGCATCGCTTTCGTCGGCTTCGGCGATTAAGTATTTGCTATTGCCCAGACGGGCATTGCTGCCGGCGCTGTTCAAGAGGCCACCAATAACAAAAGTCGGGTCCTGATCCGCGGCGGCAAAAATACTGGCAATCAGACTAGTGGTAGTTGTTTTACCGTGGGTGCCGGCTACCGCAATACCATGTCGGAAACGCATTAACTCGGCCAGCATTTCTGCCCGCCGTACCACAGGTATCAACAGATCATGAGCAGCCACCAGCTCTGGATTCTGCGGATTGATGGCGGTCGAGACCACTACCACATTTGCTTTCGTTACGTTGTCAGCACTATGTCCAAGAGCAATACAGGCTCCTAATTCACGCAGGCGCAACGTATTCGAGCTTTCCGCAATATCCGAGCCAGATACCTGGTAACCCTGGTTCAACAGAACCTCAGCAATACCGGCCATACCCGCGCCGCCAATGCCGACGAAGTGAATACGCTTCACACGCCGCATTTCTGGCACGTTGACTACAATAAATGGCTGTTCTTTGACCACGTTCATGATACGGCTCGCTCTTTCATTAATTCCTGACAATGTTGTACTATTTTTTGTGTCGACTCGCTGCTGGCGACAGTTTTTGCCTGTTCACCCATGTGTTGTAAGCGTTCAGGGTCGATAGCTAATTCCTGCAATACGCTAAACAGGCTTGATGCATTCAACTGCGACTGTGGCAGCAATATGGCTGCCTGTGCGCTGACTAACACTTCCGCATTGCGGGTCTGATGGTCGTCTACCGCATACGGGTAAGGCACCAGAATGCTGGCTACCCCGGCACAGGCCAACTCCGCTACCGTTAATGCGCCAGCGCGACACAGTACCAAATCAGCCTGCTGGTAAGCGGCGGCCATATCTTCAATAAATTCCACCACTTCCACTTTGACGCCAGGGCCAGCCTGCTGGTAACGCTGCACGGTTTCCTGCTCCCGGCCTTTGCCGACCTGGTGCGTTATCCGTAACTCAGGGTCCGTCCATTTTTGCAGTGCCACTGGTACATTCTGATTCAATACCTCAGCGCCAAGACTGCCGCCAATAATTAATAACTGCAGTGTGTCGTTAACAGGTTTTTGCGGTGCTTCTATTAAGTCGCAAATATCCTGGCGCACCGGGTTACCAACCCATATGCCCTGCTTTAATTTGTCCGCCGCCGCTTTGAATCCGAGCAACGTACGCTGAGCAAAGCGGCTCAGTAACTTATTGGTCATGCCCGGCGCTGCATTTTGTTCGTGAATCAGCAAAGGGACTTTACTCAACCAGGCTGCGATTCCGCCTGGACCCGCGGTATAACCACCAAAACCCACTACCAAGTCCGGCTGTAATTTCTTCATCAATTGACGGGCCTGGGCTACCGAACCTGATATGCGCCATGGCGCCGCTAGCCAGCCAGCGATACCGCGGCCACGAAGCCCCTGCTGCGGCATGCTGTAAAAAGCAAAACCTGCCGCTGGCACTACGCGCGCTTCAAGACGCTCCTCGGTACCTGCCCAGCTAACCTGATAGCCCTGTTCCCGCAGTTGTTCGGCAACTGCAAGAGCCGGGAATACATGGCCGCCAGTGCCGCCTGCCAGAATAAGTACGTGCTTACTCATATGCGCACCGCCTTAGATTTAGGCGAACGCCGCCGCGGGCCAGGTTTGCTCGCTTTTGCTGGCGTGCTTTTGTCGCGGTAACCCACGCGCAGTTCATAATCAATACGCAGCAATATCGCCAGCGCTATCGTCATCGCCAGCAGACTACTGCCGCCATAACTTATAAATGGAATCGTTAAACC carries:
- the lpxC gene encoding UDP-3-O-acyl-N-acetylglucosamine deacetylase, encoding MIRQRTIQQAISTTGVGLHKGNKVNLTLRPAAANSGILFRRVDLNPVVEIKASPELVKDTRMCTCLINEQNVRVSTVEHLLAAVAGMGIDNLIVEVDSHEIPIMDGSSHPFVYLLQTAGVQEQMLPKKFVRVKKPIRVEDGEKWAELLPHNGFRIDFAIDFDHPAIADSNQVVSMDFSSQNFIKDISRARTFGFMKDIETLRANNLALGGSFDNAVVLDEFRVLNGDGLRYNDEFVKHKILDAVGDLYMGGHSILGHLRAYKSGHALNNQLLVALMNNAEAWEFTTFEEELVESPINYLQPALA
- a CDS encoding M23 family metallopeptidase, which encodes MSLSIIYRGRKIKFGLRFTRRRLLTLAGITAFLVISYQQPWQYRGIDSQVAQSRITDEQRNLAMQSEAVKEVRKNTQRELTAMTMKVGEMQAQLLRLEALGQRLADVAQIDQDEFNFNQPMPLGGPEVTASEWPTVTDHQVLGDLDRMLGELADKQKQLRLLESVMINHHIEDERHIAGRPITSGWLSSQYGIRKDPFNGNPRMHRGVDFASAEGNPIISTGAGIVTFAGRRAGYGKLVEIDHGAGLRTRYAHMRSIDVDVGDVVTRGQKIAEVGTLGRSTGPHVHYEVLRNGKHVDPREYVNRRAER
- a CDS encoding cell division protein FtsQ/DivIB, which translates into the protein MKQFDWHSVRWSFWFGVLAFIVIMLGLIWSGLKVYQTLMDEQQVPLGAIVIQGDMQHSTSDDIRQALIAGEVGSFFAADVETLRDRVEALPWIYSASVRKEWPGRLRIFVVEQIPMAIWNDQQVLNKQGQIFSAQVNELAVELPHLKGPDADVQEVIRQFERIGGMLALSPFSIQQLEVTERFSVSVRLNNGISLRLGREARLERVQRFMDLYSFLSTQDERAIDYVDLRYDTGVAVGWRE
- the ftsZ gene encoding cell division protein FtsZ; translated protein: MFELMDNYESDAVIKVIGVGGGGGNAVQHMVSESIEGVQFLAANTDAQALRRHDADVTIQLGVDVTKGLGAGANPEIGRLAAEENREELMRQLQGADMIFIAAGMGGGTGTGAAPVVAEVAKELGILTVAVVTKPFPFEGKKRMAAADAGIAQLAEHVDSLITIPNEKLLKVLGKGTTLLDAFSAANNVLLGAVQGIAELITRPGLINVDFADVQAVMREMGTAMMGTGVASGEDRAQEAAEMAINSPLLEDIDLSGARGVLVNVTAGMDMSIEEFETVGNTVKAFASDNATVIVGTVIDVEMSDELRVTVVATGIGAERKPDISLVNTQKAEGSGARTAQTSGGSYASSKEATARAYKEQVEPEQEEKPASKSKPSADTDFLDIPAFLRRQAD
- the secA gene encoding preprotein translocase subunit SecA translates to MIGSLFKRMFGSRNDRLIRGLSKVANKVSDLESEYESFSDDQLKQKTAEFKKRLADGEKLEALIPEAFATVREASKRVFKMRHFDVQLIGGMILNDNKIAEMRTGEGKTLTATLPAYLNALTGKGVHIITVNDYLASRDAEWNRPLFEFLDMTVACNVAGMSPTEKKDAYAADLLYGTNNEFGFDYLRDNMAFSPNDRVQRELYFAIVDEVDSILIDEARTPLIISGAAEDGSAMYKKMNEVVPLLKRQLNEDGEEGASDEDVGDYTIDEKARQLHLTEHGQEHVEELLKEQGMLEEDESLYSAGNITLLHHVNAALRAHHLYQRDVDYIIKEGQVVIVDEHTGRTMEGRRWSEGLHQAVEAKEGVNIQNENQTLASITFQNFFRLYEKLAGMTGTADTEAFEFQSIYGLETVIVPTNKPMVREDRPDLIFLTGEEKYAAIVEDIRECQEQKRPVLVGTSSIETSELVSRLLKKEKIDHKVLNAKFHAQEAEIIAQAGKAGAVTIATNMAGRGTDIVLGGNWQAELEKLEDADEETVKKAEEAWQKRHDEVIEAGGLHIIGTERHESRRIDNQLRGRSGRQGDPGSSRFYLSLEDSLMRIFASERMTSMMKRLGMKEGEAIEHPWVTRAIENAQRKVEARNFDIRKQLLEFDDVANDQRKVVYEQRNELLDEGDINETIEVIREDVFSAMMSEYIPPESLEEMWNIKGLEERLRADFNLELPIQQWLDEDDKLYEEILRERILEEANKAYKEKEERVGEKVLRQFEKAIMLQSLDQHWKEHLAAMDHLRQGIHLRGYAQKNPKQEYKREAYALFMDMLEALKVDVIKVLSKVQVRAEEDVEAVEAQRRKSESTPREYQHESAPASGAEKPLPAGAPTGQPVVRDGQKVGRNDPCPCGSGKKYKHCHGKLS
- the mutT gene encoding 8-oxo-dGTP diphosphatase MutT, whose protein sequence is MSNPDTVHVAVGVIENTQGELLISRRAAHQHQGGHWEFPGGKVEGGENAQQALARELLEEVNIEVVHAAPMTVIEHAYPDKRVRLDVWHVTVFKGQADGREGQEWRWVPRHQLTAYSFPAANEAIIQRLLDEPA
- a CDS encoding D-alanine--D-alanine ligase, whose protein sequence is MTELGKVAVLAGGFSAEREVSLRSGDAVLKGLLEEGVDAHFYDTAEQSLLQLPELGFRRAFIALHGRGGEDGHTQAVLSALQVPYTGSGVMACALAMDKARTKYLWTGMGLPTAASQVVNREQSKTLDYAALLKKLGGKVMVKPSQEGSSVGMAQASDVTVLAQAVTDAARYDDDVLIEQWLPGEEYTVAILGEEALPTIRVRTPHEFYDYAAKYEDNTTEYLCPAGLSEEAEQEVRELALKAFAAVGGSGWGRVDLKQDAQGAMQLLEVNTVPGMTVKSLVPMAAKQQGMSFAQLVVRILADTRE
- a CDS encoding DUF721 domain-containing protein; protein product: MVRRSAKNIRQLLQQSHIGGLQQRTEQFELWQRLWQECVPAELARHCRCTAVHSGSLKISVSSAIWTPRLRMLETHIIDYFNQFLEQPVMRCEIKVEPSLHQAASKKLNR
- the ftsA gene encoding cell division protein FtsA gives rise to the protein MIVSLDVGTSKVVALIGEMLPDGELSIMGVGVTAARGMDKGGVNDLNLVVQSIQRAVDEAELMADCQVSSVYLNISGRHISCQNENGMVPINEAEVTQDDVESVIHAAKSVPIAQERRILHVLPQEYVIDSQESIKSPIGMSGVRMEARVHIITCANDMAKNIQKAVERCDLKVESLIFSALASSHAVLTDDEKELGCALVDMGGGTIDINLFSGGVLRHTAVIPVAGNQVTNDIAKIFRTPLSHAEDIKVQYACALRQLVSKEDNIDVPSVGGRPSRTMSRHILAEVVEPRYQELFELVRDEIQKSGLDEQIAAGVVLTGGTAKMEGAIEFAEEIFQMPVRLGSPLGIKGLTDYVSDASYATSVGLLRFGQLKLSAQLQEKERNDTRRWWKRIQSWFKGEF